From Rhodovastum atsumiense, a single genomic window includes:
- a CDS encoding EAL domain-containing protein, with the protein MRSPDMIRPGPLAGWLLKGLDRLRAACSPEPAGDGGTPWPVLVGAVLGIGLAVVTGVYLAQEREHGLQDARRETQNVSLLLARWLEADFHAIEVLETATADWIAAQGIDTPEQFRARLSGHPAYENLAARIAGQPRVRTLFLVDAEGRYINGTAAWPPPSLHAAGREYFDRLRDDPGRDHFLGVPVPALSDGRMVIHLSRPIRASDGSFLGVVAASIDLAYFDRLLDAIALGPQSSILFSRRDGVLLARHPRPGPTGSRFEPTPELQRILSAGPGGSLHGRSPVDGQERVAGVQAVEGYPLFVVVGRADSEVLAPWHRLAGRIGPALVLVEGMILGGVLLARRMARARTARLREYAAAIEAAFANGTAALSEVEIPSGRFLRVNRRYCETTGRTEAELCHGLTVHDIVHPQDRRKITGDWRAAMDENGHWDTELRYLRPDGTVVWGRISVAVSARDQRGRPMRALAVVQDITELRATAERLRLCMRISRIATYTRDLVTGEITCGPEARALHEAPATNGPLTTEAWLARMLPADRRTVEAMIADGLARQCPEMTLAYRIRHPVDGTIRHIEVRTHFEFDADGRPVVDRGAIIDVTASREAEALLRLCLAAGRIGSFRHDFTTGLVQCGPELRAMIGLPPGDGPIAEQDWFANFLPEEIARLRANIARGEQVQLAEGSDTFRVRHPGDGRLRHFEARVRAEFGPDGQLDSMHGVFIDVTEQHEAAAHIAHMACHDALTGLPNRVLFRERLDEALARARRHAGFALLLVDLDRFKEINDTLGHPMGDALLRAVTARLQAELRETDTLARLGGDEFAVIQSAVDQPQDATTLARRMVEVLGTPFTLEGHQVCISTSIGIALAPGDATEREQLFRGADMALYRAKEEGRSCWRFFEPEMDARMQRRRALETDLRRAVAKGEFELLYQPIVDARSRRINGLEALLRWHRPGHGPTLPDSFLPLAEEIGLIVPIGEWVLARACDDAAAWAATWATTWADALKVSVNLSPAQFAHRGLVEAVATALQHSGLDPARLELEITEAVMLQGTEATLATLQRLKGLGVRVAMDDFGTGHSLLTCLQRFTFDRVKIDRHLTGSVGQPHAGNALAVIRAVTGLCAGLGMTATAEGVETEDQLQALAREGCDEMQGHLFAGPCPARDVPALLRHLATTDHPAGP; encoded by the coding sequence ATGCGATCTCCTGACATGATCCGGCCCGGCCCGCTGGCCGGTTGGTTGCTGAAAGGTCTGGACCGGTTGCGCGCTGCCTGCTCCCCGGAGCCTGCGGGTGACGGGGGGACGCCCTGGCCCGTGCTCGTCGGCGCGGTGCTGGGGATCGGCCTGGCCGTCGTGACCGGGGTGTATCTCGCGCAGGAGCGGGAACACGGCCTGCAGGACGCGCGGCGCGAGACGCAGAACGTTTCCCTGCTGCTCGCCAGATGGCTGGAAGCCGACTTCCACGCGATCGAAGTGCTGGAAACCGCGACCGCGGACTGGATCGCCGCCCAGGGCATCGACACCCCGGAGCAATTCCGCGCCAGGCTGTCCGGACATCCGGCCTACGAGAACCTGGCCGCCCGCATCGCCGGCCAGCCGCGCGTGCGCACCCTCTTCCTCGTCGATGCCGAGGGCCGTTACATCAACGGCACCGCGGCCTGGCCGCCCCCGTCGCTCCATGCGGCGGGGCGCGAGTATTTCGATCGGCTGCGCGACGATCCCGGCCGCGACCATTTCCTCGGCGTCCCGGTACCAGCCCTGAGCGACGGACGGATGGTCATCCACCTCTCCCGCCCGATCCGCGCATCGGACGGCAGCTTTCTCGGCGTCGTCGCCGCCAGCATCGACCTCGCCTATTTCGATCGCCTGTTGGACGCCATCGCCCTCGGCCCGCAAAGCTCGATCCTGTTCAGCCGCCGCGACGGCGTGCTGCTCGCGCGCCATCCCAGGCCGGGCCCGACCGGCAGCCGCTTCGAGCCGACCCCGGAGCTGCAACGGATCCTGTCCGCCGGGCCGGGCGGTTCCCTGCACGGCCGCAGCCCGGTGGACGGCCAGGAACGTGTCGCGGGGGTGCAGGCGGTGGAAGGGTATCCCCTGTTCGTCGTGGTGGGGCGCGCCGACAGCGAGGTGCTCGCGCCCTGGCACCGGCTGGCCGGGCGCATCGGCCCGGCACTGGTGCTGGTGGAAGGAATGATCCTGGGCGGCGTGCTGCTCGCGCGGCGCATGGCCCGGGCGCGGACTGCCCGCCTGCGCGAATACGCGGCGGCGATCGAGGCCGCCTTCGCCAACGGCACGGCCGCACTGAGTGAAGTGGAGATCCCCTCGGGGCGCTTCCTGCGCGTCAACCGCCGCTACTGTGAGACCACCGGCCGCACCGAGGCCGAACTGTGCCACGGACTCACCGTGCACGACATCGTGCATCCACAGGACCGCCGGAAGATCACCGGGGACTGGCGTGCGGCGATGGACGAGAACGGTCACTGGGACACGGAACTGCGTTACCTGCGGCCCGACGGCACGGTGGTGTGGGGCCGCATCAGCGTCGCCGTCTCCGCCCGCGACCAGCGGGGCCGGCCGATGCGTGCCCTTGCCGTGGTGCAGGACATCACCGAGTTGCGCGCCACCGCGGAGCGGCTGCGCCTGTGCATGCGGATCAGCCGGATCGCCACCTACACGCGCGATCTCGTCACCGGTGAAATCACCTGCGGGCCGGAGGCACGGGCGCTGCACGAGGCCCCGGCGACCAACGGCCCGCTCACCACCGAGGCCTGGCTCGCCAGGATGCTGCCGGCGGACCGCAGGACAGTGGAGGCGATGATCGCCGACGGGCTGGCCCGGCAGTGCCCGGAGATGACCCTGGCCTATCGCATCCGCCACCCGGTGGACGGAACGATACGGCATATCGAGGTCCGCACCCATTTCGAATTCGATGCCGACGGGCGGCCGGTGGTCGATCGCGGCGCGATCATCGACGTCACCGCCAGCCGTGAGGCGGAAGCGCTGCTGCGGCTGTGCCTCGCGGCCGGCCGCATCGGCAGCTTCCGCCACGACTTCACTACCGGCCTGGTGCAGTGCGGGCCGGAGCTGCGGGCCATGATCGGCCTGCCCCCCGGCGACGGGCCCATCGCGGAGCAGGACTGGTTCGCCAATTTCCTGCCCGAGGAGATCGCGCGCCTGCGCGCCAACATCGCGCGGGGCGAGCAGGTGCAACTGGCGGAGGGCAGCGATACCTTCCGGGTCCGCCATCCCGGCGACGGCCGCCTGCGCCATTTCGAGGCCAGGGTGCGCGCCGAGTTCGGCCCCGACGGACAACTGGACAGCATGCATGGCGTCTTCATCGACGTGACCGAGCAGCACGAGGCGGCGGCGCATATCGCGCACATGGCGTGCCACGACGCCCTGACCGGCCTGCCCAACCGGGTGCTGTTCCGCGAGCGGCTGGACGAGGCGCTGGCGCGGGCCCGGCGCCATGCCGGGTTCGCCCTGCTGCTGGTCGACCTCGACCGCTTCAAGGAGATCAACGACACGCTCGGCCACCCGATGGGCGACGCGCTGCTGCGCGCGGTGACCGCCCGGCTGCAGGCGGAGCTGCGCGAGACCGACACGCTGGCCCGGCTCGGCGGCGACGAGTTCGCGGTGATCCAGTCGGCGGTGGACCAGCCGCAGGACGCGACCACGCTGGCCCGGCGGATGGTCGAGGTGCTCGGCACGCCGTTCACGCTGGAGGGCCACCAGGTCTGCATCAGCACCAGCATCGGCATCGCCCTCGCCCCCGGCGACGCAACCGAACGCGAGCAATTGTTCCGGGGGGCGGACATGGCGCTGTATCGCGCCAAGGAAGAGGGGCGCAGTTGCTGGCGCTTCTTCGAGCCCGAAATGGACGCGCGCATGCAGCGCCGCCGCGCCCTGGAGACCGACCTGCGCCGGGCGGTGGCCAAGGGTGAATTCGAGCTGCTCTACCAACCCATCGTCGATGCCCGCTCCCGCCGCATCAACGGGCTGGAGGCGCTGCTGCGCTGGCACCGCCCCGGGCACGGGCCGACCCTGCCGGACAGCTTCCTGCCGCTGGCCGAGGAAATCGGCCTGATCGTCCCGATCGGAGAATGGGTGCTGGCACGGGCCTGCGATGATGCCGCCGCCTGGGCCGCCACCTGGGCCACCACCTGGGCCGATGCCCTGAAGGTGTCGGTGAACCTCTCGCCGGCGCAGTTCGCGCATCGCGGGCTGGTCGAGGCCGTCGCCACGGCACTGCAGCATTCCGGGCTCGATCCGGCGCGGCTGGAACTGGAGATCACCGAGGCGGTGATGCTGCAGGGGACCGAGGCGACGCTGGCCACGCTGCAGCGGCTGAAGGGCCTGGGCGTGCGCGTTGCCATGGACGATTTCGGCACCGGCCACTCGCTGCTGACCTGCCTGCAGCGCTTCACCTTCGACCGGGTGAAGATCGACCGCCACCTGACCGGCAGCGTCGGACAGCCGCACGCGGGCAACGCGCTGGCCGTCATCCGCGCCGTCACCGGGCTGTGCGCCGGGCTCGGCATGACCGCCACCGCCGAGGGAGTGGAAACCGAGGACCAGTTGCAGGCGCTGGCCCGGGAAGGCTGCGACGAGATGCAGGGCCATCTGTTCGCCGGCCCCTGCCCGGCCAGGGATGTCCCCGCCCTGTTGCGGCATCTGGCCACCACGGACCACCCCGCCGGCCCCTGA
- a CDS encoding PepSY domain-containing protein, whose product MSRIVKILATVAGAGIVALGAAGAHASSFGRPCTTAPENTYLSAAELQAKAEAQGYQVRRVKIEKACGEIYVTDRNGVKGELFVDPTSGAVLGSK is encoded by the coding sequence ATGAGCCGCATCGTCAAAATCCTCGCCACCGTCGCCGGGGCCGGCATCGTCGCGCTGGGGGCCGCGGGCGCGCATGCCAGCAGCTTCGGCCGCCCCTGCACCACGGCGCCGGAGAACACCTACCTGAGCGCCGCGGAGCTGCAGGCGAAGGCAGAGGCGCAGGGCTACCAGGTTCGTCGCGTGAAGATCGAAAAAGCCTGCGGCGAGATCTACGTCACCGACAGGAACGGCGTGAAGGGCGAGTTGTTCGTCGATCCCACCAGCGGCGCCGTTCTCGGCTCGAAGTGA
- a CDS encoding bifunctional diguanylate cyclase/phosphodiesterase → MDRPRPPAPPMPQLTWRDLLRGLIRRVRRGSARRGLWRALIGGALGLVIALGTGLYLVQQRQALLHDTEREMRNLALALGNWVEDSFHTIDRLETEILAWMAAEGINTPREFHDQLASRATQEMLRARIAALPRVRRLLLIDATGRLVGSSMMWPAPDVIMAGQPPFDAARDQPGPDGILTGPVRSQIDGRWTVYLSRRVIATDGTFLGVVAAAIDLGFFEDFFARLTLGPQSTVALHRRDGVLLARHPWMEHVVGVPFGETPTFRRVLAAGPSGALREHSMLDGVERVIGVRVASDFPLVLVATRGTEEVLAPWRRDAWHFGTGVLLLEALTLGAVLLANRLARARERERAARALEYRTALDAVFANSMAGLTEVDTATVRFLRVNRRYCELTGRTEAELCHGMTPFDVMHPADRARIMELRRSAQGNSDRFEAELRYLRPDGTVVWGRLSVGVSARGPDGQPLRHIGIVQDITALRAATERVRASEALLRLGMETSRIGTYTHDMASGDISCDAGVRALHGLPVDETPVSLRSWLGTLLPVDRRRVLAAIADAMSRRQPNLTLGYRIRHPADGKLRHIELRTHFSYDANGRPVSDIGAVIDVTDSREAEALLRLSLEIGHIGSFRHDYVTGQVHCSPEARAMIGLPAGEAPLTVAQWWGPILPEDLETIRAHLHAALALRASTTTATFRIRRLSDGSLRHFETRSRWEYGAEWQPLGALGVIIDVTERREAEAHIAHLARHDPLTGLPNRALFHERLEEALARAQRGEGFAVLLIDLDRFKEVNDTLGHPVGDALLRAVTARLRTELRETDTLARLGGDEFAVIQSVVDQPQSATTLAYRLVERLGIPFELDDHQVVIGSSIGIALAPADGCTADRLVKAADLALYRAKAEGRGCWRFFEPDMDARMQRRRTLELDLRRALLTGGFELFYQPVIDLASRRISGLEALLRWQHPERGLVLPAAFMPLAEEIGLIVPIGEWVLARACADAAGWPGRLRVAVNLSPTQFAHRGLVDVIAAALDRSGLDPARLELEITEAVMLHDTGATLARLHRLKSLGVRIVMDDFGTGTSSLSYLRRFPFDKVKIDRSFTRELEQSRQSHAIVRAVTDMCSALSVVTTAEGVETEAQLQTLCEDGCGEAQGNLFSHPLPAAEIMGLLARQ, encoded by the coding sequence ATGGACCGGCCCCGCCCACCCGCGCCGCCAATGCCGCAATTGACCTGGCGCGATCTCCTGCGCGGCCTGATCCGCCGGGTGCGGCGTGGCAGCGCCCGCAGGGGGCTGTGGCGCGCCCTGATCGGCGGGGCGCTCGGCCTGGTCATCGCGCTGGGCACCGGCCTCTACCTCGTGCAGCAGCGCCAGGCACTGCTGCACGACACCGAGCGCGAGATGCGGAACCTGGCGCTGGCGCTGGGCAACTGGGTGGAGGACAGCTTCCACACCATCGACCGGCTTGAAACCGAAATCCTCGCCTGGATGGCCGCCGAGGGCATCAACACGCCGCGGGAATTCCACGACCAGCTCGCCTCCCGCGCCACGCAGGAGATGCTGCGCGCGCGCATCGCGGCGCTGCCGCGGGTGCGGCGACTGCTGCTGATCGACGCCACCGGCCGGCTGGTCGGCAGTTCCATGATGTGGCCCGCCCCGGATGTCATCATGGCGGGACAACCGCCCTTCGACGCCGCGCGCGACCAGCCCGGACCGGACGGCATCCTGACCGGCCCGGTGCGCAGCCAGATCGACGGGCGCTGGACCGTCTATCTCTCCCGCCGGGTCATCGCCACCGACGGCACCTTCCTCGGCGTGGTCGCCGCCGCCATCGACCTCGGCTTCTTCGAGGATTTCTTCGCCCGGCTGACGCTGGGCCCGCAAAGCACGGTGGCGCTGCATCGCCGCGACGGCGTGCTGCTCGCGCGCCATCCCTGGATGGAACACGTCGTCGGCGTGCCCTTCGGCGAGACCCCGACGTTCCGCCGCGTGCTGGCAGCCGGGCCGAGCGGTGCCCTGCGGGAACACAGCATGCTCGACGGGGTGGAGCGCGTCATCGGGGTGCGGGTCGCCTCGGATTTCCCGCTGGTGCTGGTGGCGACCCGCGGCACCGAGGAGGTGCTGGCCCCCTGGCGCCGCGATGCCTGGCACTTCGGCACGGGCGTGCTGCTGCTGGAGGCGCTCACGCTGGGGGCGGTGCTGCTGGCCAACCGGCTGGCGCGGGCCCGCGAGCGCGAGCGTGCCGCCCGCGCCCTGGAATACCGCACCGCGCTGGATGCCGTCTTCGCCAACAGCATGGCGGGACTGACCGAGGTCGATACCGCCACCGTCCGGTTCCTGCGGGTCAACCGCCGCTACTGCGAGCTGACCGGCCGCACCGAGGCCGAGCTGTGCCACGGCATGACGCCCTTCGACGTCATGCATCCGGCGGACCGCGCCCGGATCATGGAGCTGCGGCGCAGCGCCCAGGGCAACAGCGACCGCTTCGAAGCGGAGCTGCGCTATCTCCGCCCGGACGGGACGGTGGTGTGGGGACGGCTCAGCGTCGGCGTTTCCGCCCGCGGCCCGGACGGCCAGCCGCTGCGCCATATCGGCATCGTGCAGGACATCACCGCGCTGCGCGCCGCCACCGAGCGGGTGCGCGCCAGCGAGGCGCTGCTCCGCCTGGGCATGGAGACCAGCCGGATCGGCACCTACACCCATGACATGGCCAGCGGCGACATTTCCTGCGACGCCGGGGTGCGGGCCCTGCACGGGCTGCCGGTGGACGAGACGCCGGTCTCGCTGCGGAGCTGGCTTGGGACCCTGCTGCCGGTGGATCGCCGGCGCGTGCTGGCCGCCATCGCCGATGCCATGTCCCGACGGCAGCCGAACCTGACCCTCGGCTATCGCATCCGCCATCCCGCCGACGGCAAGCTGCGCCACATCGAGCTGCGCACCCATTTCAGCTACGACGCGAACGGACGCCCGGTGAGCGACATCGGCGCGGTGATCGACGTCACCGACAGCCGCGAGGCCGAGGCATTGCTGCGCCTGAGCCTGGAAATCGGCCATATCGGCAGCTTCCGCCACGACTACGTCACCGGCCAGGTCCATTGCAGCCCGGAGGCGCGGGCCATGATCGGCCTGCCCGCCGGAGAGGCACCGCTGACGGTCGCGCAATGGTGGGGTCCGATCCTGCCCGAAGACCTGGAGACCATCCGGGCCCATCTCCACGCCGCCCTGGCGTTGCGCGCCAGCACCACCACCGCGACCTTCCGCATCCGCCGCCTCTCCGACGGCAGCCTGCGCCATTTCGAAACCCGCTCCCGCTGGGAATACGGCGCCGAGTGGCAGCCGCTCGGCGCGCTCGGCGTGATCATCGACGTCACCGAGCGGCGCGAGGCGGAGGCGCATATCGCCCATCTCGCCCGCCACGACCCGCTGACCGGCCTGCCCAACCGGGCGCTGTTCCACGAGCGGCTGGAAGAAGCGCTGGCGCGCGCGCAGCGCGGCGAGGGCTTCGCGGTGCTGCTGATCGACCTGGACCGCTTCAAGGAAGTCAACGACACGCTCGGCCATCCGGTGGGCGACGCGCTGCTGCGCGCCGTCACCGCGCGGCTGCGGACGGAGCTGCGCGAGACCGACACGCTGGCGCGGCTGGGCGGCGACGAGTTCGCGGTGATCCAGTCGGTCGTGGACCAGCCGCAATCCGCGACCACCCTCGCCTACCGGCTGGTCGAGCGGCTCGGCATCCCCTTCGAGCTGGACGACCACCAGGTGGTCATCGGCAGCAGCATCGGCATCGCGCTGGCCCCCGCCGACGGCTGCACCGCCGACCGGCTGGTCAAGGCGGCCGACCTCGCGCTGTATCGCGCCAAGGCCGAGGGGCGCGGCTGCTGGCGCTTCTTCGAACCCGACATGGACGCGCGCATGCAGCGCCGCCGCACCCTGGAACTCGACCTGCGCCGGGCCCTGCTGACCGGCGGCTTCGAGCTGTTCTACCAGCCGGTCATCGACCTGGCCTCGCGCCGGATCAGCGGGCTGGAAGCGCTGCTGCGCTGGCAGCATCCGGAGCGCGGCCTCGTGCTGCCCGCCGCCTTCATGCCGCTGGCCGAGGAGATCGGGCTGATCGTCCCGATCGGCGAATGGGTGCTGGCGCGCGCCTGCGCCGATGCCGCCGGCTGGCCGGGCCGGCTGCGGGTGGCGGTGAACCTCTCGCCCACGCAGTTCGCCCATCGCGGGCTGGTGGATGTCATCGCCGCGGCGCTGGACCGCTCCGGGCTCGATCCGGCGCGGCTGGAACTGGAAATCACCGAGGCGGTGATGCTGCACGACACCGGGGCGACACTGGCCCGGCTGCACCGGCTGAAATCACTGGGCGTGCGCATCGTCATGGACGATTTCGGCACCGGCACCTCGTCGCTGAGCTACCTGCGGCGCTTCCCCTTCGACAAGGTCAAGATCGACCGCAGCTTCACCCGCGAGCTGGAACAGTCCCGCCAGAGCCACGCCATCGTCCGCGCCGTCACCGACATGTGCAGCGCGCTCAGCGTGGTCACCACCGCCGAAGGCGTGGAGACGGAAGCGCAATTGCAGACACTGTGCGAGGATGGCTGCGGCGAGGCACAGGGGAACCTGTTCAGCCATCCGTTGCCGGCGGCGGAGATCATGGGGTTGCTGGCGCGACAGTAA